From the genome of Papaver somniferum cultivar HN1 chromosome 2, ASM357369v1, whole genome shotgun sequence, one region includes:
- the LOC113351436 gene encoding cytochrome P450 76A2-like, translating to MGAVNTLVIASADAALELFKSHDQAFINRHPIQALQPSNEDNHGTPWDVMDLESATGNELYQLLEKIGVLSTMPNIADFFPWLRNLDPQNLANRTMNAVNACADIVDGFAKERRITDAIRNNKEEKDYWDLLIDFEGNGKDEPRKLSDRHINWFITEIFIGGTDSLINSIEWVMSEVVRNPEVMRKAKDEIGQVVGYHRKIDESD from the exons ATGGGCGCTGTAAATACGCTAGTTATTGCTTCTGCAGATGCTGCTCTGGAGTTATTCAAAAGTCATGATCAGGCTTTTATCAATCGTCATCCAATCCAGGCGCTGCAACCATCAAATGAAGATAATCATGGGACTCCATG gGATGTTATGGATCTTGAATCTGCAACTGGGAATGAACTCTATCAACTGCTTGAGAAGATTGGAGTGTTATCTACAATGCCTAATATAGCTGATTTCTTTCCATGGTTACGAAATTTAGACCCACAGAATTTGGCCAACCGGACGATGAATGCAGTCAACGCATGTGCAGACATTGTTGATGGCTTTGCAAAGGAGCGAAGGATAACGGATGCTATCCGCAATAACAAGGAGGAGAAGGATTATTGGGATTTGTTGATCGACTTCGAAGGCAATGGCAAAGATGAACCAAGGAAACTGTCTGACAGACACATTAACTGGTTTATAACG GAAATTTTTATTGGTGGAACCGATTCACTAATCAATTCCATAGAGTGGGTAATGTCAGAAGTTGTTCGCAATCCTGAGGTAATGAGGAAGGCCAAAGACGAGATTGGCCAAGTTGTTGGTTATCATAGAAAGATCGACGAAAGTGATTAA